CGCCAGCCACATCCGCGCGTGGTTGTGCAGGTAGCCGGTGCTGATCAGTTCGCGGCTGAAGGCGTCCATACAGGCCAGACCCGTCGTTCCCGTCGCGATGTCGGCGGGCAGATCAGGGGCGTAGTCGGCGGCGCTGAGGCCGGTTTTGTAGGCTTCGCGGTCCTCCCAGACGCCATCGCCGATCTCGGCGTACACACGCTGCCAGTAGTCGCGCCAGGCCAGTTCGTTAATCAGTTTCGCCGCCTCATCGGGGCGCGCTACGGCCCGCAGGGCCGCCCGGCGCACCTCGGCCAGGCTCAACACCCCGTGGCGAATATAGGCCGACAGACGGCTGACCGAGCCGCCAAGGAAGTTGCGCGTAGCGGCATAGGTCGCCGGGCGGATCGCGGCCAGGCGCGCCTCGGCCGCCCGTCGCCCGCCGATGGTGGCGCTCACCGCGTCGCTCTCCGCGGCGGCGGCGGGAAACTCCGCCGCCAGGTAGGCGATCAGGTCGTCGCGATCGGTGAAGTCTCGGCGCAAGTCTCCGGGCACGCGTCACCTCCTCCGGGACGGCTTGCCGCCGCTGGCCCTGTAGCGCCGGCAGGCGTCACTGCAATACTTGACCTCGTCCCAGGTCTTTGCCAGGCTCTTGCGCCAGCGAAAGGGCCGGCCGCAGGCGGCGCAGGTTTTCTCAGGCAGATGTTGTTTTTTCACTCCCCGCATACGCGCTCCAGAAAGGCCGCTGCCTCACGGCGGATCGTCGTCCGTTCATTGGGCGCCAGGCGCCCCAGGCCCAGCACTGCCGGCCCGAGGCGCGGGTTGGCCCGCAACGCGGTTTCGTGCTCGATCAGAAAGTTCCAGTACAGCAGGTTGTACGGGCAGGCGTTCGGACCGGTGCGCTGTCTGGGATGGTAGCGGCATCCGCCGCAGTAGTCGCTCATGGCGTTGATGTAGTTGGCCGAGGCGATATAGGGCTTGGTGGCAACCCCGTCGTCGGCATTGAGGCCCATGCCGATCACATTGGGGAACATGACCCACTCGTAGGCGTCCACATAGGCGGCCAGGAACCAGGTGTTGACCGCCTGCGGCTCGATGCCCGCCAGCAGGCAGAAGTTGCAGATCACCATCAGCCGCTCGATGTGGTGAGTGTAGCCGGTGTTCAGGACGCCCTGGAGCACGTGCCGCAGGCAGGCCATGTCGGTATCCCCGGTCCAGAACCAGGCCGGCAGGGGCCGGGTGGCGTTCCAGCGGTTGGCGCTGCGCAGGATGGGCAGCCGCCGCCAGTACTGCCAGTAGATGTACTCGCGCCAGCCGAGCACCTGGCGCACGAAGCCTTCCACCGAGTTGAGCGGCGCCCGACCGGCGGCGTAGGCGGCCTCGGCGGCGCGCACCAGTTGCATCGGGGTG
The nucleotide sequence above comes from Chloroflexaceae bacterium. Encoded proteins:
- a CDS encoding deoxyribodipyrimidine photo-lyase → MPGDLRRDFTDRDDLIAYLAAEFPAAAAESDAVSATIGGRRAAEARLAAIRPATYAATRNFLGGSVSRLSAYIRHGVLSLAEVRRAALRAVARPDEAAKLINELAWRDYWQRVYAEIGDGVWEDREAYKTGLSAADYAPDLPADIATGTTGLACMDAFSRELISTGYLHNHARMWLAAYIVHWRRVAWQSGARWFLSHLLDGDPASNNLSWQWVASTFSHKPYIFNRENLERYSDGVYCRECPLRSNCPFDASYETLQARLFPNTPLQPAAPRRR
- a CDS encoding DUF2256 domain-containing protein; the protein is MRGVKKQHLPEKTCAACGRPFRWRKSLAKTWDEVKYCSDACRRYRASGGKPSRRR